The following proteins are encoded in a genomic region of Solea senegalensis isolate Sse05_10M linkage group LG5, IFAPA_SoseM_1, whole genome shotgun sequence:
- the LOC122769870 gene encoding putative defense protein Hdd11 — protein MERVLGGVLALGVLGLVSGYPSGAPTGACEDMIPRHTGVKPQHSPAPYILLTNSKTFNPGKPITVTITGPEYRGVLLEARTKGSTEALGTWMLPPPDTKFLQCSGNPQGAVTHSNTNVKGNTTVYRWTPSNTTSPIYFMATIAQQRTVFWINVKSVTLTRGKPGAIYLTTDEVNDSAQMGEGNLLLLVITCFLLMVQVLA, from the exons ATGGAGCGGGTGTTGGGTGGTGTCTTGGCACTTGGAGTGCTCGGTCTGGTCAGTGGTTATCCCTCCGGTGCTCCGACTGGTGCCTGCGAGGATATGATTCCTCGCCACACTGGGGTAAAGCCTCAGCATTCACCAGCTCCCTATATTCTTCTCACCAACTCCAAGACATTTAATCCGGGGAAGCCCATTACAG TGACCATCACTGGACCGGAGTACAGAGGTGTGCTTCTGGAGGCTCGAACAAAAGGCAGCACCGAGGCTCTGGGGACCTGGATGCTTCCTCCTCCAGACACCAAGTTTCTGCAG TGCAGCGGAAATCCACAAGGTGCTGTTACTCATTCCAACACCAACGTGAAAGGTAACACCACTGTATACAGATGGACGCCGTCCAACACCACAAGCCCTATCTACTTCAT GGCCACCATAGCTCAGCAGCGCACAGTTTTCTGGATTAATGTCAAGTCCGTTACTCTGACCAGAG GAAAACCAGGAGCTATTTATCTGACAACAGATGAAGTCAATGATAGTGCTCAGATGGGTGAAGGAAATCTTCTGCTTCTCGTCATCACATGTTTTCTCCTAATGGTCCAAGTGCTGGCGTGA